The region AAGAGCTCAGGCTCCTTCCCTCACAACAGACAGAAGATGACTTTCTTGAGTTTCACTGCTGCAAACTTGGGCAAAAGCTCTGCTTAGGAAACTGAAATTCTACCTGGGTGGCACTCCTGTGGGAGGGGGAGTTCTGCTACAAGTTCAAGGTTCAGGGTTccaatccccagccctctttcctATCTGATCCAtaacctttgtgtgtgtgtgtgtgtgtgtgtgtgtgtgtgtgcacagacaTGTGTGAGCATgcactagggatggaacccacccaggaccttgcacatgttaggccaatactctaccactaagccacactccACCTctagtatatgtatgtgtgtgtgtatatatatatatatatatatatatatatatatatatatatatatatatttagatactggggattgaaacacccaggagtgctttatcactgagctatgttccaagcccttttttattttattttatttttttattatgagacagagtctccctaagttgcctcAACTGGCCtctcaacttgcaatcctcctgccttagactcaaGTTGCTGATAGTATAgtcatatgccaccacaccctgctgttCTGGTCCACAGTCTTGCTTCTCAAAATGTGCCCAGAACCCATGTCTCCCTCCTGAAGGGGTTGTCCTTGATGAAGAACAGAATTCTCACCTGGATCTGAGGTAGAGGTTTGAAAGTGGCCGCTTGACCCTGCCCTAGCCAGAACCCAGGAATCAGGGACTTCCTCCTCTCTGGGGGAATGACCAGCCCAGACCCAGCCAATTCAAAACCCCTGGCTCATCAGAATTCAGGAGTTCTGACTCCTAACATATTTTCAGGCACCTGGGAGTCTGGATTCCTACTGCAATTCTTCCAGGGTTTCAGGAATCTGAGCCCACTCCCCTTGCAAGACCCAAGTCCTCTCCCTGAGGGTGCCAGTGGCTCCAGAGTACAACAAACCCACTAGGGTCCCTGAGGTTCAAGTCTCAGCTGCAAACATTTGAGGAGTCCACACGCCACAACCCTTAGGGGACCTAGGAGTCCAGGGGGAGCAGCTCCTCCCCTCAGAAGTGGGGGCAGCTGAGCCAGGGGTCAGGCTGTGGTGGGGAGGCCAGAAGGGGCGGGGACAGCCAGGACTGGGAGGGGAGGCAGCAGCGTGGGCGGCTGGCAGAGGGAGGGAAAGACcagcagagaggaaagagaaactgggagagggaggaagagagagaggaaggaggtgaacccgacagggaaagggaggaaacaGCAGACGTGgagggcgagagagagagagagagagagagagagagagagagagagagagagagagagagaggaagaaaggaagagactgagtgagaggaagacagagaaagagcgaaagggaaagagagagagaaaaaaacttaggaggaaacagaaaaagatttGGACAGAAACAGAAGGATTTGTGGGGGAAACTGAAAGAGTCAGCGACTGGAGAATCAGACAGAAAGTAAGACTGTGGGGAGGGTCTAAAAGACGTAGAGGtgtgagaaggagagaggaaaaagaggggTATTAATTGAGAGAGAACAAGacagaagacaaagagacaaaaagaGTGGCAGCGACCAGGtaaggagagagaggaggtgggAGACAGTGACTGGGTGCCCCTCGACTTCTCTGTCCTCTCCCCCTGTCACTGGGACCCCAAAGCCGGGTAAGTTTCCTGcctgggctgggaggggctgCCCGGTGCACATTCTTGGTACTGTGCACTGGGCTTGGGGAGCTGGTCCGAATGGTTTGGACTGGTGTAGGAGACAGGTagcaggaaggaggcagggaatgGGGTCCCTAAGCACAGAGAGGGTCACATTCCTGGCCAGAGCTCAGTGGGCAGGAATAAAGGAACCCCTATTCTCTGACTGGGCTGCAGACAGCTGCCCCCTCCTCGCAGCTGCCAGTGCCGCCCACCTCTCTTGGCATTGCTCTTGGTATGCAATCCCGGGCCATGGtctcccccagccccccaatCTCAAAACAACAGGCTCtttctcctcagcctcctccgACCTCCAGGCCCCTGACCCTGTCTCTGTCCCTAGCTGGGTCAGCTGCCGAGACacagcccctttctctctctccccaagTCCTTGATGGAGGAGGGGCGACCTCGGAGCAGCCTCAGCCTGGCCAGCAGCGCCTCTACCATCTCTTCCCGCAGCAGCTTGAGCACCCAGGTCTGAGCTTCCCAGTGGGGATGGGGAAGAAGGTGGGGATCTGGGCTGCCTGTCCCCTTTCCTAGCCCTGGGTTCTGTACCACCTTAGGGGTTCCAGTGGTTAAGGACAAGGATCCTTAGCCATGGGGATGCGAGACCTGGAAAGGTCCTCCATTGCCCACCAGCTGCAGCTGAGAATGTGAAGACACTTCCAACTCTTGTCCCCACCCCTCCTATTTTCCTAATTCTAAGCCAGAGCAATTTCACCATCCACCCCAGGCCCCACTAGGAACTGAGGTATAATAGCTATTCTTGATGAGGACTGGGGATTTCTACCCAATTTACCCATGAAACCCAGTAAGGAAAGACCCTTCTCTGACAATAAGATCCCCTGGGGACACCCAAGATGCTCTCACTCCAAATAATGCCAGCCAGTGAGGAccccatttccttttccttctgccaTATCCAGTTCCCAGAGTTTCTCAGAGCCCAGAGATTTGATCCTAGCCTTGGTCAGCACCACTTCCAGGGAGGGGTGCCCTGCAACAATCTGGCTATAAATGCTCAGGAAAGGTGACCCCCAACTGAGCAGACTGGAAGGATTTGGAGCCTCCTCTTTACCTTGGACTTCATTGCTGAGGGATGTCATTCTCTGACATCACAGCATTCTTCCACCTTTAATTCACCAGGGACTCAGCATGGAAATTCCTCCTGCTTATGGGGACCTCATAGTTAATAGTCCCAGTTCAGATCTCAAAGGTTCACATCCCTGACTCTGGTGGCCAAGGGCATGCTCTTCTTGACAGTGGGCCCTTGGTTCCCAAATTCCTGTGCCACAGCCTCTTCCCTCTTCTTTGCCTCTGAACACCTTCCTCCCATCAAGAGTGTCTCAACTCTGCACTATGAACACCCGCCAATTCTGACCTCCCAGCTCACCCCTCCTTGAGCTGATTTCTAAGGGCAGTGGAGTGAGGCCCTAGGGTTGCCCATTTCATACCATCCTGAGACCTATTCATTctgtccctcttctctccttagAAGCCCACTCGGGCAGTAAACAAGGTCCATGCCTTTGGGAAGAGGAACAATGCACTCCGAAGGGATCCCAACCTGCCCGTGCACATCCGGGGCTGGCTTCATAAACAGGTAGCATCAGTGTGTGAAGAAAAAAGGATACTGGGGGCTGTATACCTGGCTACAAATGCAAATGATCAGGTTTCACCCCAGCTCTGCTGAATCAGGATCTGGGCTGGGACCCAGGAATCTGTGTTTGAACATTCTTTTCTGGTGCTCAGGTTTGAAACTCCCTGAAAACTAGTAAAGTAGGGTAAGGAAAATGAGCTTTATGCTAAGTGGGATggtaagttgatttttaaaagggAACTCACATGATCTGGTTCAGAATTTTACAAGATCATGCTGGAGTCTGTGGAATAGGTTGATGGGGAGAAGGGCCTGAGGTTGGAGCCCGTGGAGTGGTTCAGTGAGAGGCGATGAGAAGACACAGTGCCACCTTCCTAGCCTCTCTATGTCTTAGGCTTCAAAATAATTGGACCAAGTCTCTAAATATAAAGCCCCTGCCCCCATGAGATGGGGTATACCGTCTCATCCAAACCTCCCTAAAACTCCTCAATCCCCAACTGACAGATGAAAAAACGTGAAGGTCCTGGGGGAAAAGACTAGTGTAAAGGCATAATGTGAAACTGGGGGAGCTTAGAGTCCAACACAGATCCAGCTGTGTGAACACGGCCTCCAGCTCTCCATCTAAATCTATTACATTAAACTTGCATCTCTGTCCCTCCCCTCTCTTTGTGTCTCTGTCCCCTTCTCAGTTCTCTCTGGGTCTCTGTCTCTGTGGTCAGTGCCACctactttctcctttctctccacccACGGCCTTTCTCCTATCTCTCTCCGCAGGATAGCTCCGGACTACGGCTTTGGAAACGTCGCTGGTTCGTCCTCTCTGGCCATTGCCTCTTCTATTACAAGGGTCAGTGCGCCAGCTGGAAGGCCCTTTCCCACCCGTGCTTCCCTCTAGCCTCTTGGCCTCCTGATCCATGTGATCCTTGACTCTGGCCCTCTCATTGCAGACAGCCGCGAGGAGAGTGTCCTGGGCAGTGTCCTGCTCCCCAGCTACAGTATTAGGCCAGATGGGCCCGGAGCACCCCGAGGGCGGCGCTTCACCTTCACGGTGAGTCCGCCCATCCTCCATGATTACTAGTTGATAGGAACAGGAGGCATGGGGTTGGACATACACTGGAGCATCCTTACTGGACTTGAAAGGTCCTGCCCAGGGTCCCTGGCATCCTCCTTTTTagagagcgggggggggggggggggggggtctgggtCCCAAGCCTTCTCCTCCCACAGGCAGAGCATCCGGGCATGAGGACCTACGTCTTGGCGGCTGACACTTTAGAAGACCTGCGGGGCTGGCTGCGGGCCTTGGGCCGGGCCTCCCGCGCGGAGGGGGATGATTGGTGAGTGGAGGTCCAGCCTACATCCCTGTCTCATCATCCTCCAGGGGCCTGCCCCATGAATGTCTAATCACTAGCCTTCCAGCTAAGGCTCCACCTTTCAGGCCCCGCCTCCAGGGAATTTAGGGTTCTTCCAATCAGCAAACGGCTTTTCTCCTAGTCTCCGCCCACAATCTTGCCACGCCCTGCCCCTCCCAGTTGCCCCTCCAATCAGGGGATCTAGTAGACGTTCTCAGCTCCGTCCCACGAATTATCTGCACCTCTCTCAGATGGACTCCTTCAGAAGTCTCCGTTCTCTGAGGCTAACACCTAAACCATATCAGCGAAAAGACAAggccagatatttttaaaatgtcaggttGTCTCTTAGGCCCTGACCCAGCCTGTCCCAACCCTTAGGCTGGACACGTGACTCCCTGGACCTGTTACCTGAATGGGCTCGGTGGCCCGGCACAGGTCACTTCTATTTTagggacctcagtttcctcacctgcaaaGGGGGGACAATGGTTTATAGTGCACAATTCCCGTTTTGGGGTGGGTTGCTGTGAGAAGAGAATTGGGCTGTAATGAGGTTCAAAGAAGTAATGTTTCTTTCTGTGCCCACTCGCCAGTGGGCGACCCAGGACACCCGCAAGTCCCCAGCGTGGGGAGGGCCCTGGCGGCCCCGGGGGTCCTCCGGAGGTGAGCAGAGGGGAAGAGGGACGCATCTCAGAATCACCAGAGATGGCTCGGTTCTCTAGAGGTCATGGCCGTCCTGGGCTGCACACTCCCAGCCCCACAGCCGACCTCCAGTCTGGACCCCGGATTCGGCGGACTAGGAGTCCCGAGTGAGTAGGACTGAGCCACGAGGGGGCGTGGCTTAATGGGAGGGCGGGGCCGGAACAGGTTAGGGGCGTGGCTTGTCACTTCGTACTGGAGTGGCGGGGAGTTGCTGGAGTTGCTGAGAGTCACAACCTGTCGGGAAGAAGTTTTAAGAAGTTATCAAGGAGAAATTGTTCAGGATCTGCCCAATGCAGGAGGGAGAGTGAGACAGTGAGGGGCGATGACCTTGAGGCTGTCTTGAAGAGTGGGGCGGACAGGGGAGGGGTGTGGGTCCAGTAGAGCGCTCCCGCGTTCTCTTCCCCCACAGCCTGTTCACGCCCCTGTCTCGCCCGCCCTCCCCTCTGAGCCTTCCGCGTCCCCGCTCTGCTCCTGCGCGGCGACCCCCACCCTCCTCGGGAGACGCAGCGCTCCCTGCCCGACCTCACACCCCCTTGAGTCGCATCGATGTCAGGCCTCCTCTGGATTGGGGCCCCCAGCGACAGACTCTATCACGTCCCCCCACTCCTCGCCGAGGACCCTCCTCCGACGCTGGCGGAGGAAAGCCCCCCAGGAGTCCCCAGCACTGGAGTCAAGAACCTAGACCACGGAGAGGAGAGGTGAGGGTTGGGGACTATAACTGCCATCAGGCGTCACAGCCCCTCCCGGACTCCAGGCCATGTCCCTTGGGTATAATGGGAATTGTACTCCATAATAGCAGGACCAAGCTGTGAGAAGGGAGAGTGGACTCCCGTCTCCCATCATACCTCACAACGGTCCTTCCTCCTGATCTCAGGTCTTTTGCTCCTTAAGTACCAGGGAGCTTGTAGTCCAGAGTACTCtgccaggcctgtaatcccagcgatttgggaagctgaggcaggaggatctcaagtttgaggccagccttagcaatttagtgaggccctaaacaacttagggagatgctgtctcaaaaataaaaaaataaataaaaaaggctgggttTATAGCTCAGTGAAAAATTCGGACATACCCTCTTGAATTTTGTTGCTaagatatgccacttttttttttccattctagtgtttgaacccagggatgctctaccactgagctatacctccagccctttcAGCCCTCCcacctttttagttgtagttgagcacaatacccttattttatttatttatttctatgtggtgcggaggatcaaacccaggaccttgcacatgctaggtgagcgctctgtgctgctcagccacaaccccagcccaaccttccagccccttttatttttattttaaaataggatcttgataaattgcccaggctgacctgggaTTTTCAGTTCTTATGCCCCAGCCTGTGGAATCACTGGACTGACAAGAGGTGCCCCCCAGCCTGACAGATATGGCAATTTCTAAACATCTCTATTTCAACATTCTTCCCAGGCCCCATCTGGCTCCTCCACCTATCTCCAGCTCCCCCCAAGACCCCCTGGAACCCGGGCCTCTATGGTTTTACTGGTAGGTATCTTGGGGCACCTGAATCTACCAGAGCCCTGTCCCTTGCCTTCTTTGCCGTAAGGAATGTCACCTCCTGAAGCTGTAGCAAGCTGTGTGGGAAAACAACTGAATTTGTTTTCTCACTGGTCTGGAGGCAGAAGCCTGAGAAGTCAAGGTGTCCAGCACATTCAGGGCCCTGCTTCCTCTTGCCTCTCTCCTGGCATCTCATGCTGCCCCAAACCCCTTCTGTTCTTGGACTGCATCCCCCCAGTGTCTGCCTCCGTCATCATGTGGCTGTCTTCCTGTGTGGTAATCTGCGTTTCTTTTtgaagttctggggattgaacccagggcctccccaggcaaggcaggtgctctatccCCAAGCTACATCTTTAGCCCTTGTCTGTGTCTATCTCCTTGTGTGAGGATACCAGACATCATTGGAATTTACATCAAAGAACAAAATTACAACAGTTTAGCGATCTTAGtggctttatttgtttatttattcattggtactagggattgaacccatgggtacttaaccactgggccacatccccagtcttttaaattttctttttttgagacaaggtcttataagttgctgaggccaggctttaacttgtgattctcctgcgaaagcctccagagttgctaggattactggcatgtgtCATTTCCCCAAGTCCATGACTTGGAATTTTAATGTGAGAGACTCCATTTTGGTTTCAGCCTCATCTCAGGGCCCAGTGGAGGAGCCTTGTTCAAAACAAAGGCCtcctataatttttattcaacacttaCATCTGGAAACACCCTATTcacaaataaggtcacattctcagGTTCCCAGGGTTAGGACTTGTACATATCTTTGGGTCCCCCACACCCTCTGCCCCTGGTACTGcaaattaaacccagaggtgccctaccactgagctacatccccagtcttttggtgttttatttatttatttatttttaaattttgagacagagtctccctgagttgttagagcctcactaagttgctgaggctggctttgaattcatgatcctcctgtctcagcctcctcagtcccTGGGattcttagtctttttttttttttttaacctttatttcatttacttatttttatgtggtgctaaggatcgaacttaGTGTCTcacagtgctaggcaagcgtatTACCCTGAGCCACAAATGCAGCCCCtcccagtctttaaaattttatatacataatttttaaaaatttttttgtaccagttcaataactcaggggtattcaactactgagccacatcccagccctattttgtattttatttagagacagggtctcactgagttgcttagcgctttccttttcctgaggctggttttaacctctgcttcagcctcctgatcctctaggattataggcatgcaccaccccatTAAGAATTTCTTAAGTAACAGGTCCAGGCAGAGCTGCGCAGATTTGAGGCACTACTGTCCCTTTCTTTGCCCCAGTAGCATAGATGACATCTTTTCTGCCAGCAAGACTGAGGTATTGGTGTGAGCATCGTGTCCAGTGGGGAGGACGTTTAGCAGTCAAGCTGTAGTTGAGGCCAGCTCTCGTCTGGGTCTGGGTACAGCGGAGTCCCTAGCTCTGGGACCTTTGCAAAGCTTCTTGTAGACCATGAGCAGCCCTGCTCCTTGGCCAGGAATGAAGCCTAATGTCTGGTCTTCTGCTCTTCTGTGGCACTTGGGGCAGGGTTGGGGGGTGACTGAGGGCAGTAGCACAGCTTGGGGGCCCAAGCCTGTGCCTTATTGTGGCTTTGGGGGACAAACCCTAAAGTGAAATTTAGCAAAGTCAGGGTTCTGAGTTTTTGGGGTCTAGGAGTCACTCCCCAGCAACGAGGCACGTTGTGTCTGGATGCAGTTGCTCAGGAAGAGCATTCTGGAGTAACAGGCCCTGTTGAGATAGGAGTCCAAGTGCGTTCCTGGCCCTCAGGAAGCCAGCTTTTGTGGAACCTTGGATCTAAGGATCCATTTTTTTGTCATTGACTCATGAAGCCACCTTTGTCATCTGTACATGGATTGTTGTCTGTTAATTCTGCCCCATTGGTCCGTTTATTTGCTTTTGTGACAACCCCAAATCTCCATCTTCctcattaaaaaatatctttagagCCTTATCATATAGATCACAACCCCAGGAAAGCCCATGTTCATTACTGAGTTTCTCAGAACTCCCAACTGGTATTTTTGTTGGGGTTATGCTGAATTTATAAATAGATTAGGGAGGACCCATCTTCTTCATAATAGTGAAGGTCACAGATAAGGGAGTGTTCATTCAGATAATCTGTTCATTCAGATAATCATCAGGATCTTTTATTCAAGTTTTAAAGTGTCCAGCAGAGAGATCCTGTGTCATCTCACTTAGGGTAATTTCTCAATTCTtggtaattgtttttaaaaagtcattttatttatataatctttttattgtgggaaaaaatgcaaataaaattgatcaattcactacttttgtttattttgaattttaattttttttcaaagtgctggaattgaacccaggggcaattaatcactaagccatatccccagtccttttttatattatatttagagacagggtcttgctaaggtgcttagggcctcactaagttggtgaggctggctttgaactcacaatcttcctgcctcagccctctgagctgctgggattgctggcatgccccactgtgcccagccactccttcttttttaaagttgaacAATAGTCGATtgcatgtgtatatacaccacattgtgtcttccatccatccactgatggacacttggTTTGCTTCTATCTTTTAGCTGTTATGAGTCATGTGAAATGAACCTAAGTGTGCAAATATGACTTCAAGGTCCTGCTTTGAATTCTTCTGGTTATTTTTATACCTATTAAATGATCCCTTATTTTGCTAGACACTTGTACTTGCTGAGTTACAGCAAATGTTATGGGTTTTTTTAGCTTCGACTCACATCCAGCAGCATTGCtgagttctttttctttcccagtcACGTCTCAATTCTCTTGGTTCCTTTGGGTAAATGAGCATTTCATCTGTAGATGATGAagattctttctccttcctctcctcacttctccttttatttccctttccttttctgatAGCATCAGCCAGGATCTTTGATACTATGTTAAACTCTAGCACTACTAAtgagacctttgttttattctcaGTCATAtagaaaacatctaaaatttctctattaaaagacaaaaaatagggctggggttgtggctcagaggtagagcgcttgcctagcatgcatgaggccctgggttcaatcctcaacatcacataaaaatgaaagtattgtgtccatctacaacttaaaaaaaaaatagcgcCTGTCTTCAAGGTGTCACTTGTAGTCTTGGGGTTGCATAGGAAAGGAACAAGGCAAGGTTGGGACAGTCTCTGTGAGCCAGTGGCCAGTGGTCTGCTTGAACATGATCTCAGCATCAGCATAGCTCATAGGGAGCTTTGTCAGAGATAAGAAAGTTTTGGGGGTTTATTTTTGACTCGTATCACAAGATCTTTATCTACTAGACCTGGACTTGGTGGtgactcagagaaagaaaaaaatcagaaagacaaGTTGGAGTTAGTTAGGTTGATAATGGGCCCTCCTTCAGATTTGGGGCAATGATTGAAGACTCTGAGGTGCCATTTTGGTTGTCTGGAATAGGTAGTTGACAGCCTGTTGATTATGATGTCTCTGTAAATCTTGGAAATATCCAAATTACTCTTACTTTGGTTATGTACAGAGTTCAAGTTGAAGGTAGTGAAAGGAGGCAGATGCAACATGGAGGCACAGATGCCAAGCTTTTATCCTGTTTTTGGTTACTTGTTGGTCTTTAGGCCCAAGTGAATAATCAGTGCTTTTAGGAAAAACAGGCTTTAAGCTCCTGTTAAAAGATTTGCTAAAGCTTAGCAGCAAGCTAACAGAAGAGGGGTGTCTGTTGGTGGAGACATGTCTCGGCATGGGGTTGAGTTACATTAAGGACATTGCCTTTgacccttttcttcttcttagcCAGGTCCCCCCCTGGACTCAAACTTCCACCAAAGCCTGGAGACAGATGTAAGTTCTCCTGATCTCACCCCTGCTGAGTTCCTTGAATATAAAGAGAATGTTCTAGATAGTTTGTGGAGCGGGAGAGGCAGACAGGACACATAAAgagtccttttctctttttccagatTCTCTTGACCAAGTTGTGTGGGCAGGACCGGCTCCtgaggaggctgcaggaggacatagaccagaggcaggaggagaaggtgCCGGCGGGTCAGGGGCCTCTGGCTGGCCTCTTCAACTGCCCTTACCACTTTCTGCCTGGGAGCCAGGATGCTGTTGGATGGCGAGGATTTGGGGGATGCCTCTCACTCTGGGCCAGGTGTGGCTTCCCAGGTCTGACCACCTTCCCCTCTCTACAGGAGCAGCTAGAGGCCGCCCTGGAGTTGACCCGGCAGCAGTTGGGTCAGGCAGGCAGGGAGGCTGTGGGCCCTGGGAAGGCCTGGGGTCGCCAGCGCCTGCTGCAGGACCGGCTGGTCAGTGTGAGAGCTGCCCTTTGTCACCTGACCCAGGTGAgtgtggggaaaggggtactcCTCCCTCCCAGGAGGCCCAGAACTGTGCAGGCGGTTACCAGAGAATGTGAGGGCTCACAGGCACATGATTCTTGAGAATTCCATCACCCCAACTTTAAACCAGTGATCTTGATCATTGTAAAGGGCAAAGGGCAAGCAGCCAGCAACAGAAGAACTTAATTTAGCAGCTTAAGggggtgactttttttttttttttaatgttgaggattgaatctgGAGTCTCCATCACAGAGCTGATTTTGATATAGTTTCCTGGCATTAGATGAGCTGCCTCCCACAGGGGTTTTGTGACCTTAGAAAAGCTATGAAACCCTCTGGACTTTAGTTACCTCCTATGTCAACTCTAGAATGATAAACATATTATTTActgggctggggacgtagctcagtagcagagcccTTGTCTAgccttgtgaggccctgggttccatcctctgcactTACTTCTTAGAGTCATTGTGAGGATTACATTAACTTATGTAAATGAATGCACATTTAACACTTAGTAAAGTACCTGGTACTTGGCAAGCAATATTTAAGTGTTAGCtataattattattagttgtaaacaatagagaaacatttttaaatatttaaatatctctaAAGTGGAGGCAAAAATAGTACTGCCTCACAGGAATGAAAGGGGTGCATACTGAGCATGCTCTATACATgttagccattattattattattattattattattatatcattattattattggctaCGAGTTTTCTGCTGCCCCATGAGCATAGGTGTTGTGGTCTTGACTGTCTCAGGAATTCATTAGATCTGTAGATTCCACCATGCTAAGAGAGTGCACTAGTAACTCAGGAATCCAGAAAACACTGGTTTTTGGTCTACACTAGCAGCTCATTGAAATTGCAGGATCCATATAGACTCTGGGGTTCCTGGTAGTCCAAGAGGTAAGGCCCATGGGGATTGTGGTCCTTATGACCCCAGAGCCCCCAGGGCCCAGGCCTccgttcctcctcctcctcaactgGGGAAAAATGGGGAAAGATCTGGCGGGTGGGGATGCTAACCTTGTCTCTCCCTTTCTGGAACCTGAGGAGCGAGAGCGGGTTTGGGACACATACAGTGGTCTGGAGCAGGAACTGGGCACCTTAAGAGAGACCCTCGAATACCTGCTGCACCTCGGGTCCCCCCAGGTACTCCCCTCCTACCCCCTAAACACCACTCTCCCCTCCAAGATCTGCCGGAAACCCTTCCATCATTTAAGCACCGCCCCCCCAACTCCATCCAGAGTCCAAGCCCCGCCCCAACCCTCCAGTCTAAGCCCCTTATTGTAGTTAAAACCGGTTTTCAGATTCGGATCCAGTCCCCTCTCTGGTTCTAAATCTCTCCTCTCCTGTGGAAGCCCCGCCCCTCTGCCAAAACACCACCCTCAGCCCCGTCTCCCTCTGGCACCCTGCTTCTTGAATGTGGCGGTTAAATT is a window of Ictidomys tridecemlineatus isolate mIctTri1 chromosome 15, mIctTri1.hap1, whole genome shotgun sequence DNA encoding:
- the Plekha4 gene encoding pleckstrin homology domain-containing family A member 4 isoform X3, which codes for MEEGRPRSSLSLASSASTISSRSSLSTQKPTRAVNKVHAFGKRNNALRRDPNLPVHIRGWLHKQDSSGLRLWKRRWFVLSGHCLFYYKDSREESVLGSVLLPSYSIRPDGPGAPRGRRFTFTAEHPGMRTYVLAADTLEDLRGWLRALGRASRAEGDDCGRPRTPASPQRGEGPGGPGGPPEVSRGEEGRISESPEMARFSRGHGRPGLHTPSPTADLQSGPRIRRTRSPDLFTPLSRPPSPLSLPRPRSAPARRPPPSSGDAALPARPHTPLSRIDVRPPLDWGPQRQTLSRPPTPRRGPSSDAGGGKPPRSPQHWSQEPRPRRGEPGPPLDSNFHQSLETDILLTKLCGQDRLLRRLQEDIDQRQEEKEQLEAALELTRQQLGQAGREAVGPGKAWGRQRLLQDRLVSVRAALCHLTQERERVWDTYSGLEQELGTLRETLEYLLHLGSPQDRASAQQQLWMVEDTLAGLGGPQKPLPHAEPDSPSPALQGEESSERESLPESLELSSPRSPEADWGRPPGGDRDLASPRSGLGSPRVSRASSPEGRRPTSPQLGTKVPTTRPRMSAQEQLERIRRNQECGRPLPRPTSPRLLTLGRTLSPARRQADLEQKSVLGAAKWLRSSGSWSSPRNTTPYLPTSEGHRERVLSLSQALATEASQWHRMMTASPDGNVDSRGEPLPPAPPPPSDPTLQVTSHPRCSPTANSDSAGFSRGGSGRGGGPAHWEPTWDSGNAPPAQTQEEGAWPLRVTLLQSSF
- the Plekha4 gene encoding pleckstrin homology domain-containing family A member 4 isoform X2; the encoded protein is MEEGRPRSSLSLASSASTISSRSSLSTQKPTRAVNKVHAFGKRNNALRRDPNLPVHIRGWLHKQDSSGLRLWKRRWFVLSGHCLFYYKDSREESVLGSVLLPSYSIRPDGPGAPRGRRFTFTAEHPGMRTYVLAADTLEDLRGWLRALGRASRAEGDDCGRPRTPASPQRGEGPGGPGGPPEVSRGEEGRISESPEMARFSRGHGRPGLHTPSPTADLQSGPRIRRTRSPDLFTPLSRPPSPLSLPRPRSAPARRPPPSSGDAALPARPHTPLSRIDVRPPLDWGPQRQTLSRPPTPRRGPSSDAGGGKPPRSPQHWSQEPRPRRGEAPSGSSTYLQLPPRPPGTRASMVLLPGPPLDSNFHQSLETDILLTKLCGQDRLLRRLQEDIDQRQEEKEQLEAALELTRQQLGQAGREAVGPGKAWGRQRLLQDRLVSVRAALCHLTQERERVWDTYSGLEQELGTLRETLEYLLHLGSPQDRASAQQQLWMVEDTLAGLGGPQKPLPHAEPDSPSPALQGEESSERESLPESLELSSPRSPEADWGRPPGGLGSPRVSRASSPEGRRPTSPQLGTKVPTTRPRMSAQEQLERIRRNQECGRPLPRPTSPRLLTLGRTLSPARRQADLEQKSVLGAAKWLRSSGSWSSPRNTTPYLPTSEGHRERVLSLSQALATEASQWHRMMTASPDGNVDSRGEPLPPAPPPPSDPTLQVTSHPRCSPTANSDSAGFSRGGSGRGGGPAHWEPTWDSGNAPPAQTQEEGAWPLRVTLLQSSF
- the Plekha4 gene encoding pleckstrin homology domain-containing family A member 4 isoform X1: MEEGRPRSSLSLASSASTISSRSSLSTQKPTRAVNKVHAFGKRNNALRRDPNLPVHIRGWLHKQDSSGLRLWKRRWFVLSGHCLFYYKDSREESVLGSVLLPSYSIRPDGPGAPRGRRFTFTAEHPGMRTYVLAADTLEDLRGWLRALGRASRAEGDDCGRPRTPASPQRGEGPGGPGGPPEVSRGEEGRISESPEMARFSRGHGRPGLHTPSPTADLQSGPRIRRTRSPDLFTPLSRPPSPLSLPRPRSAPARRPPPSSGDAALPARPHTPLSRIDVRPPLDWGPQRQTLSRPPTPRRGPSSDAGGGKPPRSPQHWSQEPRPRRGEAPSGSSTYLQLPPRPPGTRASMVLLPGPPLDSNFHQSLETDILLTKLCGQDRLLRRLQEDIDQRQEEKEQLEAALELTRQQLGQAGREAVGPGKAWGRQRLLQDRLVSVRAALCHLTQERERVWDTYSGLEQELGTLRETLEYLLHLGSPQDRASAQQQLWMVEDTLAGLGGPQKPLPHAEPDSPSPALQGEESSERESLPESLELSSPRSPEADWGRPPGGDRDLASPRSGLGSPRVSRASSPEGRRPTSPQLGTKVPTTRPRMSAQEQLERIRRNQECGRPLPRPTSPRLLTLGRTLSPARRQADLEQKSVLGAAKWLRSSGSWSSPRNTTPYLPTSEGHRERVLSLSQALATEASQWHRMMTASPDGNVDSRGEPLPPAPPPPSDPTLQVTSHPRCSPTANSDSAGFSRGGSGRGGGPAHWEPTWDSGNAPPAQTQEEGAWPLRVTLLQSSF